The DNA window AGCGCCTTGTCGACAACGGTACCGTTGGCGGCGATCTGCCCGGCCAGCGCGTTGAGATTCTCGGCGGCGGCGATGATGTCGTCGGTCTGGCCGTTGGTTTTGGCGATGAACTCGTCGATCTGGCCGAGTAGGCTGCGCATGTCGTTCTCGCGGCCGGCGAAGGCCTTGGCGACCGCCTGGGTGATTTCCTGTAGCTGGCCTATTCCGCTGCCGTTCAACAGGATTGACACTGATGCCAGCGTCTGCTCGGTGGTGGGATACAGGCTCGCGCGCGACAAGGGGATGACCGACCCGGCTTTGAGCTGGCCGACCGGCTGCTCCCCTTTGGGCGGCGCGAGTTCGATGTGCATCGAACCCAACAGGCTGGTCTGCCCGAGCTTCGCGGTCGAATTGGCCGGCAGGCGGACGTCACCGTTGATGCTCATGGTGACCAGCGCGTGCCAGTCTTGCAGTTCGATCTTGGTGACGTTGCCGACATTGACGTCGTCCACCCGGACCCGGGTGTTGTCCTGGATGGTGACTACGTCGGGCATCTGCGCCTGAATCGTGTACGACCCCGGACCCCCGCCCGCGGTGCCGGGCAGGCTGAACGAATTCAGGCCGCGCCAGCCACAACCCGACAGGGTGGCGAGGCAGGCCAGTCCGAGGACCGCGGCCACCGCGCGTCTCATGAGGGCCCCGTCGGAAGCATCAGGTTCTGCAGCACCTCGATAGAGTTGGACGCCGTGTTCGGCGGCGACGGCGCCTCGGCGGGTTGTGGCGCCTCGGCGACCGCCGGCTGCTCGGGGACCACCGGCTGGTCGGGCGGCGGCGGGGCACCATCCGGCGGCGGCGGTGCGTCGCGCGGCGGGGGTGCTGCGGGGGATGTGTACCCGGGCCGCAGCCAGTCCTCGCTGTAGGTGATCTCGCTGGGCCGGGCCTGCGTCCCCACGAAGGGGTTGATTCCCGCCGGAATGTAGTTGTAGATGCGGTTTTTGATGATCGGGTTGAGGTACTGCAGGCACAGCTTCGAGACCCGGGCCAGGCGCGCCCGCGACGCCGCTTCGATCGAGCTGCAGATGAACTGCGGGATGTCGGCGAAGTTGTTCAGGGCCAGGATGCCGGTCATCGCGCTCTGGGCCGGCTGGTAGATGTTCAGAAAGTTCTGGAACACCGTCGGGGCGATGTGCAGGAGCTGCTTGATATCACCGCGGCTGTCGTTGAGCGCGGTTGTGATGGAACCCAATCGGTCGAACGTGACACCCGCCGCTTCGCGGTTCTCGGCGAGGAAATCCCGCACATCCGTAAGCGCCCCGTCCAGGGACTTCAGCGCCGTGCCGACTTCGTTGGGGGTGTTCGACAGCAGCGTCGTCACGCTGGCCAGATTCTGGTTGAACGAGGCCAGCAGATCGCTGCTGGAATACAGTGCGGACACCAGTAGCTGCAGATTGCGCACGGTGCTGAAGATGTCGTCGGCGTGATCGCCGAGCGCCGAGATCGCTTCGGAGAGCTTGATGACGGTGTCGCGGGCGGTGTCTCCCTGGCCGCGCACGTTCTCCGCCGCCGAGTCGATGAATTCGCCCACGGAGTTCACGCCGCCCGGGCTGGTGGGCTGCAGGGCGTCGGTCAGCTTCTCCAGCTGCTTGCGGAAGTCATCCCATTCGACCGGAACCGCGGTGCGGCTCAGCGGTATCGAGGAGCCCGCGCTCAACTTGGGACCCCCGGAGTAGGCCGGGACGAGTTGCACGGCCCGCGAGGTCACCAGCGAGGGCGACAGGATGGCCGCACGCGCATCGGCCGGGATCGCGTACTGCTTGTCGACCGAGAACGTCACCTTGGAACTGGTGGGCTGCGGCTCGATCTTGTCGACCACGCCGACGGCGACACCGAGGATCCGGATCTCGTCACCGACGAACAGCCCATTGGCCTCCGCGAAATACGCGGAATAGGTGTTGTTTTCGACGTCTTTCCACAGTTTGTTGGCGACCAGAAATGAGGCCGCGGCCAAAGTCAGGATCAGGGTGGCGGCGGTCGCTTTTCGTAGGGCGCCTCGACTCACGTTCATGGCGAATCGAATTCGTGCGGCGAGGGCGGTGGAACGGTCCGGATGGGCGGCGTCGACGGTGGGGGCGACGGCGGCTGCGACCACAGCGGCACCGGTGCGTTCTCCGGCGGTACCGGCGGGGTGCCGGTGGGCGGGCCGAGCGCCTCCGACGGCAGCTTCTGGTTGGGGTCCAAGAACCGGTCATACATGTCGGCGTCGAGCACCGGGCCGCCGATCTGGCCGGGCACCAGGTTGGCCACATAGGCCTTGAAAAACGGCCCAGAGCCCAGGCATTCGCCGAAAGACATCGCGTAGCGCTTGAATTTGGGCAGCGTCTTCTGGATGTCTTCCTTGCGGTTGTCCAGGATCTCCAGCACGCCGTTGAGCTTGTCGAGGGCGGGCTTGAGCTGGGTTCGGTTGTCGTTGACCAGACCGGAGATCTGATGCGACACCGCGGTGAGGCTGTTCATCAGGGCGTCCAGCGAATCGCGCTCGTCGAGCAGGGCGGCCAACAGGGCGTTGGAGTTCGCGACCAGTCCGGCGATCTGCTGGCTGCGCTTGCCCAATACCGTCGACACCTTGTTGGCGTTGCCCAGCAGGCTGCGTAGCTGCGCGTCACGACCGTTGAGGGTGTCGGAGAACCGGGCGACACCCTCGAGTGCGGGCCGCAGGTTGGACGGCGTCGCTTTGAGTGTGTTGGCCAACGTCGTCAGGGCCGTGGACAGTTGGGCGGTATCCAGGCCGCTGATGGTGGTCGTCAAGTCGCCCAGCGCGTCGGGAAGTTCATACGGCGACGTGGTGCGTTCCAGCGGGATGGTGCCCGATAGTTGCCCATCTCCCCGCGGAGTCAGCTCGAGCATTTTTGCGCCCAGTATGGTTTCGGTTTTGATCGCCGCCTCGGTGCGGTCGCCCAACTCGACGCCCTTACGCACGGTGAAGCCCACCCGGACCTTGGTGCCTTCCAGGCGGAGGTCGGAGACCCGGCCGACACTCATGCCCGAAACCCGCACGGTGTTACCGGGTTTGATGCCGCCGGCCTCGGCGAAGTACGCCGCGTAGTCGTCGGTGTTCTTGATGAACGGCAGCTTGTTGTACTGGAAGGCGACCACGGTCACGCAGGCCAGGATGATGGTTCCCATCACGCCCAGCACGAAGGGGCTTCGCGCGTCGGCCGATATGACCTTGGGGAGTGTCAACTTCATTGCGGTGTGCACCGCCCACTGGGCTGGCCCAACAGTTTGACGAAGATCGGGTTGCCCCCCTTACCGTTCAGCTTGAGCAATACCTCGCAGAAGTAGAAGCCGAAATAGTCACCGTTGAGGCCCTGCCGGGCGAGCACCTGGTAGATGTCCGGCAGGTCCTTGAGCAGCTTGTCGACGTACTCCTTGTCGGAGAGCACCTGTCCCGACACGCGATCCGTCTCGTGCACAACGTCTTTGATCGGCTGGCGGGACTGGGCGAGCAGGTCGGTGATCGAGCCTGCGGCCGCGTTGATGTAGGCCAGTCCGGTGGAGATGTCGTTCCTGCGCTGCGCGAGCCCGTCCACCAGCTGGGCCAGTTTGTCCACGCCATCGGAGAACTCGTGGTCGCGCGCGGCGAAGGTGTGCAGCACGGTGTTCAGGTTGGTGATCAGCTGGCCGATCAGCTCGCTGCGCCCGGCCAGGGTCGAGGTCAGGATCGAGGTTTGCGACAGCACCGACGCCAGCGTCCCGCCTTGCCCCTGGAATATCCGCAGCAGCTGACCCGACAGGGCGTTGACCTGGTCGGGGTCCAGTGCGCGGAACAACGGGCGGAAGCCACCGATCAGGGCGTCTATGTCGAGCGCGGGCGAGGTCCGCACCAGCGGGATGGTCGCGCCAGGCGGCAGCCGGCGCGGCGACCCCGGGCTCTCCTCGAGCGCGAGATAGCGGTCCCCGATCAGGTTTTCGTAGCGCACGACGGCCCTGGTGCCCTCGCTGAGCCGCACACCTTTGTCGACTTCGAAGCCGACGGTGACCGAGCCGTCATGGTGCAGGCTCAGGTCGCCGACCTTGCCGACTTCCACCCCGGCGATGCGCACGAAGTTGCCGGACTTCAGGCCGGAGATGTTGGTGAAAATCGCGCGATAGCCGGTGCGGTCCTCGAAGCGCAATTGCCCGAACACCGCGATCAGCGCAAAGGTGAACAGCAGGCATACCGCCGTAAAGACCCCGACGCGCAGGATGATGCTGGATAGCTTCCTTCTCATGGCGGCGGCTGCCCCCCTCGCCAGAAGTAGCGTGGCCCTTCGGGTGGGTTCTTGGTGGTCGGGAACCAGTTGGCCCACCATGGATTACCCGCGGCCACGTTGGTGCGGATCTCGTTCGGAGCCGCCCCCCACCCGGTATCGGTGACCAGCGCACGCACCGGGAAGTTCGCGCTGGGATCCGGCAGCGAACCACAGCTTGGCTTGCCGCCCGGGCCGCCGGTCGCGTTGACCTTGGGAAGATGCTTCGGAAAACGGTAGGGGTCGTCTCCGAAAAGCAGCGCCGCGTCCAGGATCACCGAATACCCGTTGCCGCCCAACGCGTCTCGACCACCGTGGTCGACATACCATTGCGCACCCTGGAAAAGGCACGTGTAGGTCGGGGAGTACTTCTCCAGCAGCGCCATGGTCGGGTCGAGCAGGTCCATGGACCGCACGATGTTGGATTCGTTGCGGCCGATCACATTGATGCCGGTCTGGCTGAAGCCGATCGCCGACAACAACAACGAGTCCAGCGAGCGCTGGTCGTCCGTGATGGTCGTGCTGGTCGTCGCCGCCGAATCCAGGATGGACAGAATGTTCTGTGCCGCATCGGAATAGATGGCCGTCGTCGCGCCGAACAGCCGCCAGTCCTTGTGAATCGTCTCCATGCGCGGGTTGACGGTGAGCAGCACGTTGTTGACGTCGGTGATCGCCTGCCCGATCCGATCGCCCTTACCGCGCACCGATTGCGCGAAGGCCGACAAGATCGAGTTGAACTTCGCCGGGTCTAGCGCCTGGACCACCGACTGCAGATTCTCGAACACCGTGTTGACCTCCACGGTGACGTTGCGCGAGCGCAGCAACGCGCCGGGCTTCAGAGAGGTGGCGCTGGGATGATCGGGAACGATCAGGTCGACGAACTTGGAGCCGAACGCGGTGGTCGACTTGATCTCGGCCTCGAGATTGCTCGGCAGATACTTGAACGCGTCCGGTTGTATCTTCAGTTGCAGCCGAGCTATTTTCACGTCGGTGCCGATCGACGCGACCTGGCCGACCTGGACGCCGCGCAGCTTGACCTTGGCGCCGTTTTCCATCACCAGACCGGCACGGTCCGACACCAGCGTGAGCGGGACGAAGGCCTCAAATTTGCCGGAGAACGAGGCAACCGTCAGTGCGATCAGGCCTCCGATGAGGATGAACAGCGTGGGTGCCCACCAGATCGGGTCAATCTTGCTGCTGCGGGTCCTGTTTCGCTGGAATGGCCCGCTGGCTTTGTGATTGCTCATCCGGTCATCCCGACAGATTGAAGTTGCCGGACTGCCCGTAGACGGACAGCGAGATCATCAGGCACACGAACGCCGTGACGATCATTGATGACCGCACCGACCGACCGCTTCCCCGACGCCCGCCGGGCCACCCGTTGCGGTGAAGCCGTAGTATGTGTGCACCACCATCACCCCGGCCGCCATGGTCAGCGCCGCCAGGAACGACCAGAACAGGTCGGTGGGGCGCAAAAAGGTGGCGAAATAATGCTCGTAGACGCCTCGTGACTGCCCGTACACGTAGATCGTGAGGAACTTCGCCGCGACGAACGACATCAGAACGGCGACGGCGTAGAGGGGGATGACGACCAGGATGCCGGCGATGATCCGGGTGGACGCCAGATAGGTGACCGCGCGGATCCCCATCACCTCCAGCGCATCGATCTCCTCGTTGATGCGCATCGCGCCCAGTTGCGCCGTCGCACCGGCACCGATCGTGGCCGCCAGCGCCAGGCCGGCGGTGCAGGGTGCGATCATCCGGACGTTCAGGAACGCCGAAAGAAAGCCGGTCAGCGCCTCGACGCCGATCTTGGACAGCGTGTCGTAGCCCTGTACCGCGACGAGGGCACCGGTGGTCAGGGTCAGGAAGCCGATGATGCCGACCGTGCCCCCGATTACGGCCAACGCGCCCGTGCCCATTCCCATTTCGGCGATCAGCCGCAGCAGTTCGTTCGGGTAACGCCGGATCGCGTCGACGGTGGCGGTCAGGGATTGCCCGTAGAAGGCGGTCTGTTCGCCCACCCGGCGGGTGGAATCCGCCAGCCGGAGGCCAAGATTGACGAGCCACGAGGGCTCGCGCGCGGCGTCGGTCATTTGGCCGTCACCTTCACCCCGAGCGCAGTGGTCAGGATGTTGATGAAGAACAACGCCATGAACGAGAAGACCACGGTCTCGTTGACCGCGTTGCCGACGCCGGTCGGGCCGCCGCCCACCGACAAGCCCTTGTAGCAGGCAATCAGGCCGGCGGACAGCCCGAACAGGGTCGCCTTGATCAGCGAGATCACCACCTGCGGCAGCCCGGTGACCAGGGTCATTCCCGCGACGAATGCACCCGGCGTGACGTGCTGGACGAAGACCACGAAGATGTAGCTGCCCGTCAGGCCGGTGACCGCCACCACGGAGTACAGCAGGACCGCGACGAACGTCGCCGCGATGATGCGCGGAACCACCAGTGCCTGAATCGGATTGACGCCGATCACCTTCATCGCGTCGATTTCCTCGCGGATGGTGCGCGCACCCAGGTCGGCGCACATGGCGGTCGACCCGGCACCCGAGACGACCATCGCCGTGACGACCGGCCCCACCTGGGTCACCGAGGCCAGCCCCGCACCGGCACCCGAGAGATCGCCCGCGCCGATCTCGACGAGCAGGATGTTGAGGACGAACACGATGAGCACCGTGTATGGAATCGACAACATGATGGTCGGGAAAATGGAAACCCGGGCGACGAACCAAATCTGCTCGAGAACTTCGCGCCATGCCCAGGGGCCGCGCACAGCCGCGACCAACGCCTCCGCGCTGAGCAGAAAGAATTGACCCAATGCGTTCATGGGCTTCGCGAGGGTCGTCGCGTTCACGCTGCTCGCCCAACCCAATGGCGGTCCCTGACTCAACCCGACCCCCATTTTCGTAACATGGTTTATACGTTCGTAATTCGCTGGCCCTAAGCAAACAGCAGTGTTTACATGTAGCGCTCACGTCTGTTTGAGCGCATAGATGTGGGAATGTACGGGCAAAGCGATGCTCGGCGTGAGGTTTGCAATCAACAAGAAGAAATGTGGTGCGGCGACCGCAATCGTCGGCGGCGGGCCGCTAGCCTGTGTGAACTTTGGTGTCGGCCTCGGCCGGCAGCCGCGCGACGGCGGCGCCGCAGACGGACCGACGCCCGAGCGGTGGCGCGCGCAGAGCGTGGGGCCGACCCGCGGGAGATGCCGGGTGTCCACCGGAGATGACGGAGATGATGTGCGACGCAGCATCACTCAAAGCAGCGCGGCACGCGCCGCGTGCGCGGCTTTTCATCCTCTCCGAAACCCGTCGAGCACCCACGGCCACCGTCCCGTTCGGCTGTCGTCGCCGAACGCCACAGTCCGGGCAAGTCCGTTTCGACGCAAGGGTTTCCTTCACCCTGACCCTAATCGCGCTACCCCGGATAAGATTTGAAGGTTCTGGATACACTCTGCGGGTGACTGGTAGCCCGTCGTCATACCTGGTGTTGGCGTCGCAGCGCAGCGGCAGCACGCTGCTGGTCGAATCCTTGCGCGCCACCGGCGTGGCCGGCGAGCCTCAGGAGTTCTTCCAGTACCTGCCGTCCACCAGCCAGTCCCCGCAGCCACGGGAGTGGTTCGCGGGGGTGCAGGACGAGTCGATCCTGAGCCTGCTCGACCCACTGGACGCCGGGACGCCCGATCTCGCGCCGCCCGAGATTTGGCGTGCCTACATCCGTACCGTCGGACGGACACCGAACGGGGTGTGGGGCGGCAAGCTGATGTGGAACCAAACGCCGCTGCTGCTGGACCGTGCCAAGAACCTTCCGGATCGCAGTGGCGACGGCCTGCTGGCGGCGATCACCGATGTGGTGGGCGAGCGGCCACTGCTGATCCACGTCTACCGGCCCGATGTGGTTTCGCAGGCGGTGTCGTTCTGGCGGGCGGTGCAGACGCGGGTCTGGCGCGGCAGGCCCGACCCGGTCCGGGACGCGCGCGCCACCTATCACGCCGCAGCGATCGCCCACGTCGTCACCATGCTGCGCGCGCAAGAAGAGGGTTGGCGAAACTGGTTCGCCGAAGAAAACATCGAACCCATGGACATTTCGTATCCGGTGTTGTGGCGCAACCTGACTCAGGTCGTAGGGTCCATCCTCGAGGCGTTGGGGCTCGACCCACAACTGGCACCCGACCCGGTGCTGGAGCGCCAGGCCGACCAGCGCTCCGACGAGTGGGTGGACCGCTACCGTGCCGATGCCGAGAAGCTCGGCCTGCCAACCTGATCGACGGGCAGATCTAAATTCAGCCCGAGCCAATCACTTGGATGTAGCCGCCGCGGACGCCACCATTCGGAGTCAACACGTGCGGCGCAGAGACGCCGCCACAGGCGCTTGAGGAGCGGTCATCGTGGGTGAACGCGTGCCAGCTGACGGAGAGAACCCCGCTGCGCGAGGGTCGGATTGGGCAGCCCGGCTCGGTTCGGTGTCGGTGGACTGGTGGGCGACGGCGGTGGCGGGCGTGATCGTCGCGTTGGCGGTGGCCAACGCGCTCCCGAAGATCCCTTGGTGACCGGCGTGAGCACGGTCCGGGCGGAGCCCGACGAAACGTCGGCCGAACCCACCTTCACCAGCACCCGTCCGCTCGAGTATGTACCGGGGATTCTGCTGCTGATCGGCGTGGGGGTGCTGGGCAAGTACGCTCAGATCTGGTGGAACGCACTGGCCAAGCACCAGCACTGGATCGTGCCCGACATCGAATACGTGTTGTGGGCGATCGTGATCGGGTTGCTCATCACCAATACCGTCGGCCTGCACCCGATATTTCGACATGGCGTGCTGACCTATGAATTCTGGCTCAAGGTCGGGATCGTGGCGCTTGGTTCGCGCTTCGTGCTGGGCGATATCGCCAAGCTCGGCGGGCTCAGCCTGGTGCAGATCCTGGTGGACATGACCATTGCCGGGACGGTCATCATCGTCGTGGCCCGCGCGTTCGGATTGTCGGGCAAGCTCGGCTCGCTGTTGGCGATAGGCACGTCCATCTGCGGGGTGTCGGCCATCGTGGCGGCCAAGGGCGCGATCCGGGCCCGTAACTCCGACGTTAGCTACGCGATCGCGGCGATCCTGGCGCTGGGTGCGGTGTCCCTGTTCTTGTTGCCACCGCTGGGACACGCCATCGGTCTCACCGACCACGAATTCGGTTTGTGGGCGGGACTTTCCGTGGACAACACGGCCGAAACCACCGCGACCGGATACCTGTACGCCGACCATGCCGGCAAGATCGCG is part of the Mycobacterium mantenii genome and encodes:
- a CDS encoding MCE family protein; its protein translation is MKLTLPKVISADARSPFVLGVMGTIILACVTVVAFQYNKLPFIKNTDDYAAYFAEAGGIKPGNTVRVSGMSVGRVSDLRLEGTKVRVGFTVRKGVELGDRTEAAIKTETILGAKMLELTPRGDGQLSGTIPLERTTSPYELPDALGDLTTTISGLDTAQLSTALTTLANTLKATPSNLRPALEGVARFSDTLNGRDAQLRSLLGNANKVSTVLGKRSQQIAGLVANSNALLAALLDERDSLDALMNSLTAVSHQISGLVNDNRTQLKPALDKLNGVLEILDNRKEDIQKTLPKFKRYAMSFGECLGSGPFFKAYVANLVPGQIGGPVLDADMYDRFLDPNQKLPSEALGPPTGTPPVPPENAPVPLWSQPPSPPPSTPPIRTVPPPSPHEFDSP
- a CDS encoding MCE family protein, whose protein sequence is MRRAVAAVLGLACLATLSGCGWRGLNSFSLPGTAGGGPGSYTIQAQMPDVVTIQDNTRVRVDDVNVGNVTKIELQDWHALVTMSINGDVRLPANSTAKLGQTSLLGSMHIELAPPKGEQPVGQLKAGSVIPLSRASLYPTTEQTLASVSILLNGSGIGQLQEITQAVAKAFAGRENDMRSLLGQIDEFIAKTNGQTDDIIAAAENLNALAGQIAANGTVVDKALTSVPKALDVLAKERAKIADTVDQVGKFSAIAADTIHQSRESLVNNLRNIAPVLRSLADAGPSLTKGLDGLVTYPWPASTVRNWFRGDYANLTLIVDLTLSRIDQGLFTGSRWEGNLTQLELQWGRTIGMQPSPVTGGNPLTYPYHFGGY
- a CDS encoding YeiH family protein, which gives rise to MVTGVSTVRAEPDETSAEPTFTSTRPLEYVPGILLLIGVGVLGKYAQIWWNALAKHQHWIVPDIEYVLWAIVIGLLITNTVGLHPIFRHGVLTYEFWLKVGIVALGSRFVLGDIAKLGGLSLVQILVDMTIAGTVIIVVARAFGLSGKLGSLLAIGTSICGVSAIVAAKGAIRARNSDVSYAIAAILALGAVSLFLLPPLGHAIGLTDHEFGLWAGLSVDNTAETTATGYLYADHAGKIAVLVKSTRNALIGFVVLGFALFWSGRGQADRIAPGAAAKAAFVWNKFPKFVLGFLVVSAIATAGWLTPDQTANLANVSKWAFLLTFAGVGLNTDIRQIARTGWRPLVVAVIGLTVVATVSLGIVLLTSRVFGWGAGT
- the stf0 gene encoding trehalose 2-sulfotransferase; this translates as MTGSPSSYLVLASQRSGSTLLVESLRATGVAGEPQEFFQYLPSTSQSPQPREWFAGVQDESILSLLDPLDAGTPDLAPPEIWRAYIRTVGRTPNGVWGGKLMWNQTPLLLDRAKNLPDRSGDGLLAAITDVVGERPLLIHVYRPDVVSQAVSFWRAVQTRVWRGRPDPVRDARATYHAAAIAHVVTMLRAQEEGWRNWFAEENIEPMDISYPVLWRNLTQVVGSILEALGLDPQLAPDPVLERQADQRSDEWVDRYRADAEKLGLPT
- a CDS encoding MlaE family ABC transporter permease, with product MNATTLAKPMNALGQFFLLSAEALVAAVRGPWAWREVLEQIWFVARVSIFPTIMLSIPYTVLIVFVLNILLVEIGAGDLSGAGAGLASVTQVGPVVTAMVVSGAGSTAMCADLGARTIREEIDAMKVIGVNPIQALVVPRIIAATFVAVLLYSVVAVTGLTGSYIFVVFVQHVTPGAFVAGMTLVTGLPQVVISLIKATLFGLSAGLIACYKGLSVGGGPTGVGNAVNETVVFSFMALFFINILTTALGVKVTAK
- a CDS encoding MCE family protein, with product MRRKLSSIILRVGVFTAVCLLFTFALIAVFGQLRFEDRTGYRAIFTNISGLKSGNFVRIAGVEVGKVGDLSLHHDGSVTVGFEVDKGVRLSEGTRAVVRYENLIGDRYLALEESPGSPRRLPPGATIPLVRTSPALDIDALIGGFRPLFRALDPDQVNALSGQLLRIFQGQGGTLASVLSQTSILTSTLAGRSELIGQLITNLNTVLHTFAARDHEFSDGVDKLAQLVDGLAQRRNDISTGLAYINAAAGSITDLLAQSRQPIKDVVHETDRVSGQVLSDKEYVDKLLKDLPDIYQVLARQGLNGDYFGFYFCEVLLKLNGKGGNPIFVKLLGQPSGRCTPQ
- a CDS encoding MCE family protein, which codes for MNVSRGALRKATAATLILTLAAASFLVANKLWKDVENNTYSAYFAEANGLFVGDEIRILGVAVGVVDKIEPQPTSSKVTFSVDKQYAIPADARAAILSPSLVTSRAVQLVPAYSGGPKLSAGSSIPLSRTAVPVEWDDFRKQLEKLTDALQPTSPGGVNSVGEFIDSAAENVRGQGDTARDTVIKLSEAISALGDHADDIFSTVRNLQLLVSALYSSSDLLASFNQNLASVTTLLSNTPNEVGTALKSLDGALTDVRDFLAENREAAGVTFDRLGSITTALNDSRGDIKQLLHIAPTVFQNFLNIYQPAQSAMTGILALNNFADIPQFICSSIEAASRARLARVSKLCLQYLNPIIKNRIYNYIPAGINPFVGTQARPSEITYSEDWLRPGYTSPAAPPPRDAPPPPDGAPPPPDQPVVPEQPAVAEAPQPAEAPSPPNTASNSIEVLQNLMLPTGPS
- a CDS encoding MCE family protein: MSNHKASGPFQRNRTRSSKIDPIWWAPTLFILIGGLIALTVASFSGKFEAFVPLTLVSDRAGLVMENGAKVKLRGVQVGQVASIGTDVKIARLQLKIQPDAFKYLPSNLEAEIKSTTAFGSKFVDLIVPDHPSATSLKPGALLRSRNVTVEVNTVFENLQSVVQALDPAKFNSILSAFAQSVRGKGDRIGQAITDVNNVLLTVNPRMETIHKDWRLFGATTAIYSDAAQNILSILDSAATTSTTITDDQRSLDSLLLSAIGFSQTGINVIGRNESNIVRSMDLLDPTMALLEKYSPTYTCLFQGAQWYVDHGGRDALGGNGYSVILDAALLFGDDPYRFPKHLPKVNATGGPGGKPSCGSLPDPSANFPVRALVTDTGWGAAPNEIRTNVAAGNPWWANWFPTTKNPPEGPRYFWRGGQPPP